The Brassica oleracea var. oleracea cultivar TO1000 chromosome C6, BOL, whole genome shotgun sequence genomic interval TCACTATATGGCTATATGCTAGACACCTAGTCTTAGAGTTTTTTCCTAGTTTTAGAGTTATTACGGAATTAACACGACTAGTCTTATATTATATATTTTTTTTGCTAAATATAAGATGTTATAACTAAATATTTAAAAAGGCTAGCCGTCAAGAGAAAAAGTGAGAGATTTTTTTTAGTTTCAAGCCGATGGCCGGAGGCTTCTATAGCTCCAACATCGGCGTTTAATTCACTTTGCTTTTTTTTCTTTGGTTTGTTTTACTTTCTATCACTTGATTTGTTTGATTGTCAATTTATTTTAAATCTGACAAAGTTTTTTATTGTTCTTTTATATGTTTCTTCCAATGGATTTAGTAAGACAAAAACTTCGGTTCAATTGAACCGTTTAGAAAAGGTAATTGACAGATTTACTGCGGATGGTGACGACGGGTCTTACCGGCTTCAATCGTTGATGGTTCTTCATTTGATGGTGATTGAATTCTTGTTGCAAACTATGGTTACTTCGAAAGGCATCACAAAATTCTATGGAATTGTAATCTCTTGGACTCTGTTATTTTCAATAGAGCAATATAAAAATTTGTCTCGTCTCTGTGAGTCCTACTGGAGTATTAAAAAGAGAGTGGCAGTCGTTCCCAATTCAGTTTGAAACGTGGTGGTTTTGGATTAATATGAAGATTATCTCCCTTGAGATTCAACTATTCCAAAAGCAAATATAGAGCTTTCATATGAAAAATCTTTAGTCATTCACACGCAAGATAGATTTTTGTTAGTTTACTTTCGATCCCTACTGGTGTATCATTTTTCTATATTTGTTTGGCTAATTCTCATTGTTTAGAATTTTTTGCCTATAAGGCTTAATAATACAATCGACAAAAAAATGGTAAATCTCATTAATGAAAATGAAAGTTTGGTTACAAGATTAATTGAAACCACAATCTGAAATAGTTGATAGTGACCGCGAAAAAAAAAACCACTAGGATACATAAGGATTAATTCCAAGCTTCAAACACACAAAACTTGAAAGTAATAGACAGAAGATCAAGCAGAATAACAGTATAATCACCCTATTCAAAGCGCTTCTTACCGTACCTGAAACTAACCAGATGAAACAAGAGAATGTCTAGAGAAAGTTTGGTCGAGAACTCACCAAAGTAGCTCCGAGCAGGCATCAACGGAAGCACCTGGCTTACGCCCCGGAGCCTCGCTGGAGGAGGGCCTCGACCAACAAATCCTAGCAATCTCGACGGAGAGACAAAAGTTCAGTCGTATCAACACTGCTTACGCGGAAGCTCGAGTTACGGGCAAGCATAGGCGGTACAACAGGCTCCAACACCACCCACACGACACATAAGATACAGCATAAACCCGAAGGAACACTAAGTCAACTCGTCGGAGCTATGAACACTAGGGCATGAAGCACAGAAGGAGGCATAACGCGTCTTGAAAACAGGCAGCCTAGAAACGATAGAGAACTCCGCCTAAGAGCAAGTGAGTCACCACATCGGGTTGTCCTCAAACCCTCGCAGACGACGTCGGTAGCAAAGAGGAGGAGACGAACACATCACCGAAGGAAGCCATGGTTGTTGTGTCTTGAACTAAGTGAGAGGTCCCCAACGAGCTATTCAGTCTCGTCGCTTCGTCTCAGACCATGGGAACTAGACGGGGAAGCTCTAAGAGTTGCGACCAAAGCAGGAGATAGGGGAGAGCAGAGGAGGCTGAAGACCGGGAGAGAAGAGGCAGAGACGCACTTCAAACCGGTGAGCCTCCGCGCCGGAACTGACCCAGAACCAGCACAAGACAAACCCTAGATTTACCCAATCGACGGCGCCTCCTGCAAACAAACAGACTGCCACAACCTCGCTCTCTCTCCACAGCCACTAGGTACACAACCAGTCATCAATTTGGTCACTGGATCTGGCCACAATCCAGCAAGAACCAGAGGAGGAAGAGCAAGGAAGAAGTGAGAAGCCCTTAGTATAACAGGGAAAGGAATTCGATCAGCGGGGAGATTAGGGGTGGCGGACCAACGGGAATCGACCCACCGCCGACCACCAGAAGGAATCGGAGGAGAAGGGCCGAGGAGGAGAGGCTTGGGCGGAGAGAAGAACGAGAGAGAAATTGCCTCTATTTAGGCGGAGAGTAAAATATATATATACTTTAGTTATTAATTATTAATTACTGCAAAGCACAATACTTATATACTGAAGTAGCATAGAGAGATCACTATTTAGGCAGCTACATATAAGCAAATAACAGTTTCAACTCTCCGCTCTATCGGATTTGACAGAGAGAAAAAAAAAACACATCTTATCAAATTTAGTACCGCTAGATTGTGAACTGAGTCACTGACGCTTTTGTTAAGTATGTCATGATATTGTAACCCATGATTTACGATTGGTTAATTCAGAAACACAAACTCCACTAATACTAAAGCACACACACAATTCCTAGAATACAAGATGTCATATTGAAATTCCTTCTCTATATGATGAAAGTGTCTTGTTTTGTTTTGCCTTCTTCGTCGTAAACGCATTGGAAAAAAAAAATGATTTTGTTGGTTGATTAACTCCATGTGCAAATTCAGAGTAGATAGGCTTTTGGGACTCATCCTAAGTCATAAACTTATAATTAACCGCATCCTATAAATGGAGTCTGCCAGTTCTTTTGCATAACAAGGAGTTTGCTGGTTGCCCTTTTCAACCTTCAAACTATTCGCCACATTACAGTACAGTTTTTATTATTGATCGACAAATAGTATTAAGCAAAAGAAAACAGTACAGAGTATAAAATATGCTGTTAGATGATAATTGTTATGTTTAAAAATGGTTTACTTTAATAATATGGTTCGAGTACGAGCAAATATATATAGCTGGATCACGTTTTTGTAACAATACTATACGATTAAGCTTGTTTTGGTCGGTGTCAAAGAGCAGATACAGGACACCCGAGCTTAGTTAAGAGTTAAATGCAGATCAAATCATATTTACCATTTAAGCATCTTTGCATTCAGAATATGAGATTCAAAATTTCTGACAAAAGTCTTACTTAAATTATATATATTGTAGTAAGAAAAACATATTTTCTAAACTAAGGACATAAAATAATTTAATTTGTTGGTTCTAACTAGCATGTATTAAATCATATTTTATATTAAATTTATACATATATATATTTATTTTATAATTTAAAAAATCATTAGTTTAGGAAATGTTGATTTAATTTATATTTTACTACAGATGAAAATTTTATTTAAGAGAAAACAATAAAATGTTCTGATTACTTAATTAGAAACATCGACGAATAATTTTATAACCAAAATAATTTCTATGTACTATAAAAATATTTTTAAAAAATTTGATAATCTGAAGATGTCTGCCGAGCCGTGGTCCAACTACATTTTTTTAGATTTGTCTATAAACGTTAGATAGACCCAGTTTTGCTGTAGAAATAGAATATTCATACCGTCTGAGCACATAAACAAATATGTGAGATACTAGATTTTTAATTCAAAGTGTTTAGAACCTCTCCAAATCCGTCATTTTTTTTCTGGAGTTAGTTCCCATCAATAATTTAGAGGTATTAATATAGTTTCCACCAAAAAAAAAAAAAACTTTTATAACTATATCTATTGTCTATATAACCAAATCTGTCAGAAACAACAAAATGTCGAAATACAATAAAAATTAATGGATTTATATATATATATATATATATATATATATATATATATATATGTTTATTATAAAACATATAAATTATACTCAATTCAATATCATGCATTAATTTCTTGTCTAACGTAAAAAACGAGGGAACAAGACGAACCTAAACAAGCGTTAAAACGAAAAAATCAAAAAAGATTTTAAGTTTTTAACTAAAAAGAAAGATTGCGCAAGCAGGGCCGGTCCTGAGCAAATCCGTATGAAACATTTGCCTAGGACCCCCAAATTTTTTGAAAAAAACTACATAAACATAAGTCTCTAAATTTTTTTAAAAAGCTCCCGAATTTTCTTAAATTTTTTTTTCAATGAAATCTTTACGAATATCGCCTAAGGCCCCCCGAAATCTCGGGGCCGGCCCTGTGTGCAAGAATGGAATGCTCGTGAAGTTAAGCTTAATCTTCGCTGTGAGTTAAAGATCATGTGCCCCGAGAGACACGCTGACCTCCATTTAACTCATCTGAGCTCTCTTTGTTTTATTTTTAAATATAAACAGAAATCGATTTTTCTTTTTTTAATAAAAATGTACAATTAGATCTTCTCTCAAAAGTAGTCAGTTCTAAATATATTTAACTTTTCGTAGTCAATAAATTTTGCGATTGATTACTTTGGTTGACCTTGTATATATATTTATACTCGTCTGCTATTTAATTCCTACTTAAAAAATTATCTTTAGATACTCAAAATTCTCTTATCATGTTCAATCCTAACACAATAAATATCATATTTGTTGGATGTTTTGATATAGAATAATCGAGAAGAGCTGTCAAAAAAAAAAGATAATCGAGAAGATGTCTCTAATATCTTTTACTATCTTTCCTAATATACACATAAAATTTATTTTATTTTGAAAACAATAATACTATGAAAAAATTATAGAACTAAAATTAATTTGCTACATAATTTTTAATAGTATATACTAGATTGTTTATCCGCACATGCAGACATCATTTTTCGTATATGTTTTTTAGTAATACCAAATTTATTGATCAAAAGATTATTGCACATTTACAAAAATATGAGGGCAACAGATAACTTATGAAGAAAAGAATGAAACAATGTGAAAACTCATACTAAGTTAACTTCAAACAATGGGATGATTCACGGCGTAGTGCAGTAAGAAGATAAGATTGCGGATCATCTTCTCAGTGCTTCTGCTGAGCTTATCTTCCGAAATCCAAGCTCCACCATGACGTCTTAAATTGATTTCTCTCTAGATAGCATATAGCACAGTCTGGAAGGCCATCCTCATGAGAATTGTGTCAATATGAGACCGAGCTGGAATCATGAGTGCAGCAACCGTGTCATCCCAATCAGGTGTGATGACTTCTCCAATTAATCCTCATGTTGTGTTCATTCAGACGGTAAAAGAATAGGGGCACAAAAAAAACAAGTGGTCTCTAGTTTCATTTATCCTCCCACCGAGCATGCAGTCTTGATCCCCATGTTCTCATTCTGTCACCAGTTGATAAGCGAGTAAGAAAAGCAAGCTATGCCATTAAGAAATGTCTAGGCACTATCGTTGTTTTGAAATAGTTCCAAGTATGAAGTGAAGAGAAACCGGGCTTTAATTCGTCATGATCGGTTTTCACAGTACCATGTCAGCTCCCGAGTGAGGATTAAGTGGTGGTGTAGCAGCAATTGATAAAATAAACCAAACATTATTTGATTTAAAAGTACACATTTGAATGAGTCACATGCACCTAATTTCGATATATGAACCATTTCGTGATAATTTCACTCTCAATTAAAGTAGTATATATTAAAATATCTAAATGTATAAAATTGAACACATATTGAATATAGAGATACAGTAAAAATTCTATAAATTAATAATGTTGAAAGTATAATATTTTATAAATTTATAACATATAATTTCATAAAATAAAAAATATATTTGATTTTACTATATATGCACTATTAAATTTTTGAAATGCGACCTTCATATAACTTTTATCATATGATTTGGTGTATATAAAATATGTTTCATAGAATTTAAATGTAGTTTTAGATATAATTCTACTAAATATCATAAAAATATATTAAAATCTATCACACAATGTTTTTATATAAATTGTAATATACATATAAATTCAGGGTATTCTCTCAAATAAAATTTTTAAAAAATCACCAGAAAAACTTCCAAAGAGAAAAAAATGATTAAAAGATGTTTCATTTCAGAGGTAAAAGACTACTGTACCCTTACAATATAGATATTTAAATATACATAATTATCTAAATAATAATAATAATAATTTTTTTTCAAATAATATAATTTTGAATTCAAACATTTTTCAATTTTTTCCAAAAATATTAAAAATTATTTAGAAAGCCGAAAAATTATTATGGAAACTATTTTAAAAATATTATTTTTTTAATTTTAATACTTATTATCTTATTTTTAATTCTAAATCCCACTCCCGAAGCCCAACCCCTCAAATCAAAACATTTAATCTATATTTGTTAACCATAGGGGTATTCCTGTCTATTTATCTTTTAATGAAACTTATTTTGGTCATTTTCTTTATTGACAACTCTTTTGGTGAAAAATCTAAAAATTGTTATTTTAGAAAAAAATTCTATAAATTATTTTCATATGATAAACTAAAATAAAATATTATCTTATTGATTTGTGCCATATTTAAACCGGTCCAACTTGGGACTGAAAAAATTTATTAATTTATCGAGTATTAACTTATAGAGTTTCTACTGTATATGTTTCGATAAATGTACAAAGCTAAAAATAAAATACATAATAAAATTGGTTACTCTTATAGATATAATCATTAAGTTAGTCAATGAAAATTTATTATGTTAATATACAATTCTTTTAATTGTGTAATGAATTATATATATAATAATCTATTAAGGATCCTAACGATTTTAAGAGCCCTGGCTTTTATCGTGAAATTTTGGGTCAAAAAGAGTTCAGGTCAAAAAATCAATTTGCAAATAAAAATATTTTCCTATATAGTATTTAGTTTTTGTTCTCTAAATAGCTTTCAAGGACAAAAGTTTTCAAAAATAACTTTCAGTAGTGGATAAAAATACAATTATATATTTAATCACAATTTTACTTAATTATTTAATATATAATAAATAAATATTAAAAGTTAAAATACTAAAATTGATTTTTTTTTTCAGAAATATATTTTCAGTTTGTTTCTTTCATTCATCAATGCCTTCAAAAACGTGTAACTGGACATATTGATTTAAATGCATATTTAAAAAATATTACTGAATATAAAAAAAATTTCTAAAATTTTACGATGATATTTTTAAATATTTATAATATCGTTATAAAATTTAGATATTAAATACATTAATATCATCTTAAAAATTCAGAGAGATATTACATATATTCAAGCATATATTGGTAAGTGTCCATATAATTCAGATTTAGTAAGGTATTCATAATATATATTAGTGAAGGTTTATGAATGTACTTTTAAATACACATATATGAACAAATTTCTAAAGTTTATGAAGATATCACGCATATATATCAATATATTTCTAAAGTTTTGGAAGATATATACATATTTTAGTAATTTTTTTAAATATGCATGTAATTCAGTTTAAGAAAATATGATATATACACACAGGAAAAGATCTTTCTAAACTTTTTTAAGAAAATTATTCTGCATTAAATTAAAAATATTTGAGAAAAAAATCAAAAAGTTACAAAATCAACTTTTTGATTTTAAATATTTTATTTATTTTTATATATCTCTGAAAAAGATAAAATTACCATTTATCTTTTAAATATAACTTAATTTGGTTATTTTGATTCTTGTGTACTAGTTTGGAAACAAAATATGTTTTAATACTATTTGAAGTAAGTTATCGACTAAAATAATTGCGTATATTTTTACGTATGATTTTTAAAAGTGTGATATATGTAAAATAATGTGTTATGAAATATAACAAATATCATATTTATTAAAAGCAGGTGTATGTTCTACATTATTTATATAAATATCCCTAGCTGCGATATTTTTATTTATAATTTTGCTATCCATTATTATCAATATTCAAAATAAAACAGATGAATTTATATATACCCTTGAACTTATGACGGATATGACGTTCCCAAATCTAGAAGATGAAAACTTGATAAGACACGTAAGAATATAAATGAGTGAACCAAGTAGTTGGATCAGTGGCGGATCCATAATCAAATTTTACTGGGGGCAAAAATATTTTTAACAAATTATATTATATATAACAATATAAAAATTGAATGTTCATGTTATTATTATATTTTAATTTTAATTTTTAGTATTTGTGTATGTTTCTTGCTTATATTAAATAGAGTAAATATATGAAAATTAACTTAACAATAACCTATATTTGTAGATGCAATCTAACATTTAAATACAAACATAACATATAAAAACTAATAAATATAATTAGTATTAAATCTATTATATATTATAACATTTTTGATAGTAAGATGAGTAAAGCTATAAATGGTATCTATGTATATATTGTCTATGTAAGATGTGCTAAAACATTAAAGTTTTAAACAATAAACAGAAATAAAAAGTGTATATTAAATGGAAATTCATAAATGTATATCCTAATTAAGAATAGAATGAAAGATTACCAATTTAAAAATGATTTGAAGAAAAGACTAAGGAAACTATTATATAAAAAACATTCAACATTTGACATAACTTTACAAATTAAATGGTTAATACCAAAAGCGTTTCTGGACATTAAACTTCAGTTTTCCAGAAATAATCTGGCTTCAAGATACGTGGGGGCATAACAAAGATTATGAGTGGGGGCATCAGTTGAAAACCTTTATACTTTGCATTAATCTAACAATTTTACTGGTGGCAACTGCCTCCTTCCTATAACAAGTAGATCCGACCCTGCAGTTGGATCAGAAACCTAGCAGGTTAATCTGAGTCTCACGGGGACATGACCATTCATTTAAAAATGAAAGACGTGTAATATACCATCAATTTCATTATCTTCGTTTTGGATTAGAGGACTAGAGGTTGAATTCTTCTTCAATATACTGTTAGCCATGTTTTGAGATTGAAGTTCAAGACCATATCAAAAGAAATCTAATACAGTGTTTATCAATACACAAGTAATATTCTTTAATATTTTATCTCTTATTAATAAATTATAGAGGATATGATAAAATAATACTTTTGTAAAACAGAAAAAAATTGAAACGAAATATATTTTTCAATAATGTATATAAGCAGTACATTTTTATATACCACTATAATAGCGTATATAGTTATTACCTTTTCACCATATTTTCTTATCGGCTTTCTACTGTTCTAATGATTAATAACGGAGTTCAGTTTGTACATAAAGCAGTATCAATTAAGTTTTTTTAAAAATAGATTTTACAATTATTCTAAAAGACTTTTACCTAAGGCTCGCTTCAAGATACAAGGAATTTGCATCTAATGAATCAAAAGTATATTGCCATATATTTCTCCAATGTATTAAAATCTGAGATTTGTTGTTTTGCTCCCCACAGCTCACACTTCGAGTTTTCATAGATTCTTCTTGTTTCTACTCTATCTTTTCAAAACATATTTCCTTAATTTCTTCGCTTATGTTGGACTGAAAAAATGTATATGGTAAAAAGGAGAAACTGTATTCTTCAGGTTCGGAACTAGGAGGAATGTATCAAGTTAATAGCATATACATGTAGCCATGTAGACATGAAGCGTGTAAGAAACACAAAGTTGGCAGAAAAAGTTTGTCCGTAAACTTTTTGCGCTAGCGTAATATCAATATACAAAGAGAAAACTGTAGGTACATGGAGTTGATAACAAAAGCAAAATTACACGATTTTCTGTGTTTTGGTGATTTGATATGAATCGTGATAAAAAAAAAGGATTTGATACGAGTTTTTGTGCTGCAACAGATTAGTGCATACATGAATAAATTAATAATGAACTCATATAAATTAACTACAAGGTCGTGCGTGGTCTTTAGACGGATTCTGGAATGCTAAGCAATCCAGATTCGAATACATTACATTACATTTTACTCTGTGGCTACGTAATTATGTATCCATGTTTTAGTTTTTATTCAAGTATTTAGAGTGAGAAAGTCTATCTGTGAACCGTACCATATCCGATTAGTATGAGTCTTTTGGGATAGCTTCGAGGTTAAACCAAAAAGAAAAAAAAATCTTTATGAATTTAAACTTTTTAAGTGTTCACCTCGGTTGGTGAAAGTGTACGCACCTCCCGAAATGCAACGTGTGTGTTGTTAATCAAAGAACATGGGCGTGTGCGTGCGTTTGAGTGTGTAAACGCTTTGACCAGTCAAACAACTCACACTTTGCCCCTTTCCTTAGAGTCTTGCTTACACAGTTGCATCTGTGTCTACGTAGACGTCAAAAGAAAACCATGGCTAGTGACTAGTGAGTATTATAGTGTTTCAAAGGATCTCCATATTTTCTTAAATATAACTTAAAAATCATGATCAAAGTCTAAAGTAATTTCCAAAGCTTGTGATGCCACTAAACTACATGCACGGCCGGATTTTTAGACCAAGATCAATGAAACATTAGTATTGATTTCTAAAACTTTTGTATGCTTTTAACATAAAAACAGATGTTCAAATTATTTAAAAGAAGTTATAAAATTTTATAATAAATGTGTAAGAGTTTAAAATTCTCAAATCAGGTCTTGACTAGATGACATAACTTTATATGTTATAATATTCTTAAAAAGAAATACTAAAGTTTCCTTTGTTAGATATTTTGTGTCATGTTTTTGAATTAATATTTTTAACTTTATATTTTTGATGTAAACTAACTAAGTAATAACCCGAAACTAATTAAGACAGTAACGTAGAAAAAAGGTTTTAGAGATACATTTCTGAGTCAATAATAAAATAAAATAATAATTAATACGGTTTTTTTTGTTTTGTTGACAATTAATACGGTTTTGCTGTCAACATTTCGATTTAAAGTGGAGAAAAATGTCATTTTCCAGAATAATCCTTTGATTTTTTTAATAAAAAGCGAAATCAATACTTTCCGCTGTTTTCAAAGATAGATTTTTTAATATTTTCACACATATTAAAAAAAGCACATTAAACTACCATAATAAATGTATTGTTTTCTGTAATTTTTAAATTTTAACAACTTTTAATCAATAATAATTCAATAAAATTAATTAATTTTTTGAAGTTTACAATTTTTTCACAGAAAACACAAAAATGTATACAAACTTTTTTTCTAAAAAATATATCTTAATGAAACAGAGGAAATATAATAATTGAATAAAAATACACGGGTGGACGAAACCCAAAATATCGAAAATGTAGATTTAGAGATCGAGGAATGGATATGCTTATTATAGTTAAGAAAATATAGTTTTTTCTCTTGATAAGCGCACAAAATTCAATTACGTATCTTTTTGGGCAATTCTCTCAGATATCTTTTTTTTTAAGTTTTTGTTAAAAAAATAGCCCTAAAAAAATGATCAAAATAGTCTTTTTTACTTTGAAAATTTTAATTTTAATTTTTTATTTTTAAAAAATTTGAAACTCTATCCCCAAAACTCACCCCTTAACTATAAACTCTAAGTCTAGATTAGTTAACCCTAAAATTAAAATATATTTTTGCCTTTTAATAAAATTTTTTTGGTTATTTTTCTCATTGAAATATATTTTGTGACAAAAACTAAAAAAAAACTATCCCAGAAAAAAAATTTATCTTCTTTTAGTTTAACATTTTTACCGTAGATATAACAACATATTTATCATAGACGGGGTCTGTCTGCTCTTGTAAAGGAGATTACCAAATACATATTTCACTAACTAATACTCCATCTATTTTATATTAGATAATGTTTTATCATAATGCATAAATATTTGAAACACTACAGTTATCAAAATATAACATTGAAGTATAATTTAAAATTAATTTAACTAAGTATAAATAAATAATATAAATACAACTGGTTATACTGTTTTTAATAAAGTTAAAGTTAAATAATTTTGTGCAAACATTATATATTGTGAAACAATAAAAAAATTTTAAACATCATGTATATAAAAATAAAGTATTATTTTATGGCGTTGCCAAACCTTTATTATGTTTAGAGAATTAAGATTAATTATTTTAGTTAATAAAAACTCTTAAGTATAACTTTAGGAAATACAACGTATTGACTGTCGTTTACAAGCCTTTGGAAAATTTTATGTCCATTAAAGTATAATTAGTTTAGTTAGTTGAAACATACCTTTAGAAAATCTAACATATATACGAACTGTAACGCAAGTGTCGAATTCCAAACTGAAAACATTTCAATAAGTTTACAATTTAAGGAAATTTTGGGCTAGGCTCACATATATCATTATGTCAAACTTAGATATATATATATATATATATATACACATATTAAAATTATGAGATTCTCTGAAATCGATATATAATAAACAAAAGTTGTCAGGACGGATATAATTCAATATTTGAAAAACAAGATTCGCATATATATTTCAAATTAAAATAAAAAAGGCTAATTTCATTGCTTGTTTATATTTTTCATTAACAAATATTTTAAAAGCCTACATAAATACTACCGTCACTTCACTTTTTTCCTTCATACTCTCATCTTTACTGACTTACTCTCTCTTTTTCTCTCCTTTTCCCGGCATAACTTGTGCGTGGTCCTAAAGTCCATAACCTGTTTCATCCATAAAGTATAGTTTGCTTCAGTACCTATTACTCTTACTAGTTTCGAATTATATTCAAACTAAAAAAAAGAAAATGTCGGGAAGAAGATCACGTTCGAGGCAAGTATCAGGAACTTCAAGGATCTCAGAAGAACAGATCAATGATCTCATTATCAAGTTGCAGCAGCTTCTTCCTGAGCTCAGGGACAGTCGTCGCTCCGACAAGGTAGGCTAAATATAAGAATTTTACTTGATATACGTTATATGTATATATGGCATGAAAATGATGAAATATAGATTATATCTTGACAGGTTTCAGCAGCGAGAGTGTTACAAGAGACGTGCAACTACATAAGGAATCTGCACAGAGAGGTTGATGATCTAAGTGAGAGGCTATCTGAGTTACTTGCAAATACAGACACTGCTCAAGCTGCTTTAATCAGAAGCTTACTTACCCTATAATTCATATCTTCTTCTTCTTCTTCTTTTCTACTAATAATAATAATAATAATAATAATAGTATGTGGATTTGTTTTTCTATAGATGATATGACCTTATAGATTTTGATGTTATGAGTTAGTCACTTCTGTGTCGGTCATAAATATTCGCTTGTTTCCTATATACAACCTTTGCCCCATTTTCGGTTAATTTGTTTGTCTCTTTCTCGAATTCTGTTAGGGTTTTGTTCACCCATAGACTTGGCTTCATTCCTACCTTTAGTTATCTTTTAGTCATTTAAAGCAAGTCCTAACAACAGATCTTACATAAAACGACGAATTTGTAACATAAACATACTACTCTAACAATTTCATGTTATATTATACTGCGATAAGAGGAAGCCTTACAATTGTTCAAAAATAGAGTGGAAGCCTTACAATTCTTCGAAAATATTAACGAATTCTTATTTCAAAACCAAGAAATATTCAGAAATTTAAGATACATAATACCGACTAAATGACTTTGATTCATTTCCAATTTTTTTAAAGAACATATTGAATCTAGTCCACTAGCTAGTTTTTGGTGTTGACGACATATATTGTCGAATGCCATAACCTTTGGGGACAGAATAGTACCATTATGAGTTTATGGGGTAATTAATTAATAAAGTAATTAATTAGTTTGGGACCGATCGAGGCATCGATAAAACAATGTCATATCCGCGTATTAGCATCTTGAAGGATTGGAAGATTATATGTTTATGGACAACAAAGTATGGGGTGAATTTGAGGCTATGCACTCA includes:
- the LOC106299501 gene encoding transcription factor PRE3-like yields the protein MSGRRSRSRQVSGTSRISEEQINDLIIKLQQLLPELRDSRRSDKVSAARVLQETCNYIRNLHREVDDLSERLSELLANTDTAQAALIRSLLTL